TGGCGGTGTATCACTTCGCCCAGGTGATGGTGTAATTCACTCTTGGTTAAATCGTATGCTTCTACCTGATACCGTAGGTACGGGTGGTGACTCGCATACTCGTTTCCCATTAGGTATCTCATTCCCAGCTGGTTCTGGTCTAGTTGCTTTCGCAGCGGCGACAGGTGTAATGCCACTGGATATGCCTGAGTCAATCCTTGTTCGCTTTAAAGGTGAAATGCAGCCTGGTATCACACTACGTGACCTAGTACATGCAATCCCGCACAAAGCGATTGAGTTAGGTCTGCTAACGGTTGAGAAGAAAGGTAAGATCAACGCATTCTCTGGTCGCGTACTAGAGATTGAAGGTCTAGAGCACCTGAAAGTTGAGCAAGCATTCGAGCTTTCTGATGCATCAGCTGAGCGTAGTGCAGCAGGTTGTACTATCAAGCTAGATAAAGAGCCAATCATCGAATACCTAAACTCTAACATCGTGATGTTGAAGTGGATGATCAGCGAAGGTTATGGCGACCGCCGTACTATTGAGCGTCGTATTAAAGCGATGCAAGAGTGGATTGCTAACCCAGAGTTAATGGAAGCTGACAGCGACGCTGAGTACGCAGAAGTGATTGAAATTGATTTGAACGAAATCAAAGAACCAATCCTATGTGCACCAAACGATCCGGATGATGCAGTACTGCTTTCATCTGTAGTTGATACTAAGATTGACGAAGTATTCGTTGGTTCTTGTATGACTAACATCGGTCACTTCCGTGCAACAGGTAAGATGCTAGACAAGTTCGCTAAGACACTGCCTACGCGTCTATGGATTGCGCCGCCAACTAAGATGGATAAAGACCAGCTAACTGAAGAGGGTTACTACGCAATCTTCGGCCGTGTCGGTGCGCGTATTGAGATCCCTGGTTGTTCACTATGTATGGGTAACCAGGCACGTGTTGCAGAGAACTCAACCGTAGTTTCTACATCTACACGTAACTTCCCGAACCGTCTAGGTACAGGTGCTAACGTATATCTAGCATCGGCTGAACTAGCTGCAGTTGCTGCTCTGCTAGGTCGCCTACCATCACCAGCAGAGTATCAAGAGTACGCCAAAGAGTTAGATGCGACAGCAGCTGACACGTACCGTTACCTCAACTTTGATGAGATTAAGTCGTACACAGACAAAGCAGATAATGTGATTTTCCAATCAGCGGTGTAATCACCCAAGATAATGGTTAACACACCAACTAAAAGGCCAGCTAAATAGCTGGCCTTTTTTATGTGAAATCGTTTCGAAACTTGGGTATCCATCATTCGTCATGCTATGATTTTTTCTTGTTCTGACCATGAAATTTCAACGATGAATCTCTCTCAAATTGAAGCATTTTGCGCGGTTGTCGATACAGGCTCAGTTTCAGCTGCGGCAAGAAAACTTGAATGTAACCGAACCAAGTTGAGTATGGCTATCAAAGCATTAGAGAAAGATTTAGGCACAGCCTTATTTGTGCGGGCCGGCAACAACGTGGTGGTGTCTGAAGCGGGTAAAGCTATCTACAAAGATTGTGAGTACCTACTGATCACGTCAGGGCGTATTCGACAGATTTGTTCTCAGGTTAATGGTGAGTTTGCTAGCGAAATATGGATTGCTCATGATGATTCCCTTCCCGATGAGCTCTGGCAAGAATTAACACTCAAGCTAGATAAAACTTATCCTGCAACCTCATTTAATGTGGTTCTTGCATCTTCAGGAGATCTCGCAGACTTAGTTGAGCGTGGGCAGGTTGATTATGCATTTGGCGTTGATTTTGAAGCTATTGATGAGCCAAGCATGACTTATCAGCCTCTTGGAAAGATCAGAATGATGTCGGTATGTAGCAGTGATCATCAATTAGCGAAATTCCCACGTGTTTCTGATCAAATGCTTCGAGAGCAAATGCAAGTATTGCTTACTTATCTTAATGAGAAAGATAACCCCGAGTTACAGCCATTCTCACTTAAATATATTGGTTATTCGTCCTTCGAATTTATGCTGAAAACCATTTCTGGTGGAAGGGCTTGGGGGTGCTACCTGAGCCACTTATCCGTCAACTGCTCCGAGAGCAATCTTTATATGTAATCAAACATACTTATGGTTTGACACAAAGTGATTATTGCATGTTTACGGTAGCGGGTATGCCGAAGCACCCTGCAATGGTATGGCTTGCTGATGAGCTAAGTGACTATATTTTTTCATTTTGAGCTTTCAAGATACCTAATCCCCGACAATATCTCACTTCCAATTATATCTACCGTCAGTCAGCGTCAAGAATGTTGACACTTAGTTTGCTTTGTAAATTTTTGATATTTAGATCTTTTTTACTTTTTGTCGTTGTAGGTTAATCGCACGACCTTATGTATGGATTGCTGCTTTTGTAAGGGACTGGATAATTATCAACCAGTCCCAACGGCTTTCTCACATAAGGTTTATGTATGTCTTACTCATCAAATACAAGTGAATTCAGGTTACTTTCTGTTTCTGCAGTAGTTTCTTCCGGTTTTGCCGTTGGAGGTGTTGTATTTGGCATTATCGTTGGGTCTACCGTTATCATGTTTGATGGTGCTTATTCCTTAGTAGGCTTACTGTTAACTTTATTGTCACTAGTCGCAGCAAGCCAGTTGAAAAAGCCAAGTAGTCAGCTTGCTAAACATGGTCGGACAAAAGTTGAAGCAGTGGTTATTGTTATAAAAGCTTCAGTTTTATTGGGGCTGCTGCTGATATCTTTGTACTCTGCAGTGAGTGCAA
This DNA window, taken from Shewanella maritima, encodes the following:
- a CDS encoding LysR family transcriptional regulator, encoding MIFSCSDHEISTMNLSQIEAFCAVVDTGSVSAAARKLECNRTKLSMAIKALEKDLGTALFVRAGNNVVVSEAGKAIYKDCEYLLITSGRIRQICSQVNGEFASEIWIAHDDSLPDELWQELTLKLDKTYPATSFNVVLASSGDLADLVERGQVDYAFGVDFEAIDEPSMTYQPLGKIRMMSVCSSDHQLAKFPRVSDQMLREQMQVLLTYLNEKDNPELQPFSLKYIGYSSFEFMLKTISGGRAWGCYLSHLSVNCSESNLYM